The Populus nigra chromosome 14, ddPopNigr1.1, whole genome shotgun sequence genome has a segment encoding these proteins:
- the LOC133673159 gene encoding probable LRR receptor-like serine/threonine-protein kinase At4g36180 gives MSPFFFFLLLFTSFLACKSQQNPQTQALTSIKQNLHDPLGALTGWDPTTPLAPCDWRGVFCTNNRVTELRLPRLQLRGQLSDQFASLTSLRKISLRSNFLNGTLPHSLAKCTLLRALFLQYNSFSGNLPPEISNLTNLQVLNIAQNRFSGEIPRSLPVSLKYLDLSSNTFSGSIPSSVSDLAQLQLINLSYNQFSGSIPASFGQLQSLEYLWLDYNILEGTLPSAIANCSSLVHFSANGNRLGGLIPAAIGELPKLQVVSLSENKFVGAVPTSMFCNVSVYPPSLRIVQLGFNGFSGVVGPESGGCFSVLQVLDLQENHIRGVFPLWLTRVVTLTMLDVSRNLFSGVVPAEIGNLSRLEELKMGGNGFREVVPVEIQQCRSLQVLDLHGNDLSGEIPEVLGDLRGLKVLSLGENQLSGSVPGSFRNLTGLETLNLGGNGLNGSLPDEVMGLSNLTTLDLSGNGFSGEIPATIGNLNRVMLLNLSGNGFSGRIPSSFGNLLRLSSLDLSRQSLSGELPSELAGLPNLQVIALQENMLSGDVHEGFSSLLGLRYLNLSSNGFSGQIPLTFGFLKSLVVLSLSKNHISGLIPPELGNCSDLETLELESNSLTGNIPGDLSRLLHLKVLDLGRNNLSGEIPNEISKCSSLSSLSLDSNHLSGSIPDSLSNLSNLTSLDLSTNNLSGQIPVSLAQISGLVYLNVSRNNLEGGIPTLLGSRFNNPSAFADNPRLCGKPLPRNCVDVEASNRRKRLILLIVVVVSGACMLALCCCFYTYSLLRWRKRLKQGAAGEKKRSPARPSSNGSGGRGSTDNGGPKLVMFNNKITLAETTEATRQFDEENVLSRTRYGLVFKACYSDGMVLSIRRLPDGSLDENMFRKEAEFLSKVKHRNLTVLRGYYAGAPDMRLLVYDYMPNGNLATLLQEASHQDGHVLNWPMRHLIALGIARGLAFLHTSNIVHGDVKPQSVLFDADFEAHLSDFGLDRLTIATPAEPSTSATVGTLGYVSPEAVLTGEVSKEADVYSFGIVLLELLTGKRPVMFTQDEDIVKWVKKQLQKGQITELLEPGLLELDPESSEWEEFLLGVKVGLLCTAPDPLDRPTMPDIVFMLEGCRVGPDIPSSADPTSQPSPA, from the coding sequence ATGagtcctttctttttctttctcttactGTTCACATCCTTCTTGGCCTGCAAATCCCAGCAAAACCCACAAACCCAAGCCCTGACATCCATCAAGCAAAACCTCCACGACCCGCTTGGAGCTTTAACCGGCTGGGATCCAACAACCCCATTAGCTCCATGTGACTGGCGTGGTGTCTTTTGCACAAACAACCGAGTTACTGAACTTCGTTTACCTCGTCTCCAACTCCGTGGCCAACTCAGTGACCAGTTTGCTTCTTTAACATCTTTACGTAAAATCAGCCTTAGATCAAATTTCTTAAATGGAACATTGCCTCATTCTCTTGCAAAATGCACGCTCTTACGCGCTTTGTTTTTGCAATACAACTCATTTTCCGGCAACCTTCCGCCGGAGATTAGTAACTTAACTAATCTTCAAGTCTTGAACATCGCGCAAAATAGGTTTTCTGGAGAGATTCCTAGATCTCTGCCTGTGAGTTTGAAGTATCTTGATTTATCATCAAATACATTTTCAGGCTCTATCCCTTCAAGTGTTTCTGACTTGGCGCAGTTGCAGCTTATTAACCTGTCTTACAATCAGTTTTCCGGTTCTATTCCGGCGAGTTTTGGCCAGCTTCAGAGTCTTGAATACCTGTGGcttgattataatattttagaagGGACTTTACCTTCTGCCATTGCGAATTGCTCTTCGCTTGTGCACTTTAGTGCTAATGGTAATCGTCTTGGAGGTTTGATCCCGGCTGCCATTGGCGAGCTTCCGAAATTGCAAGTTGTTTCGCTTTCGGAAAATAAGTTTGTTGGGGCTGTTCCGACTTCAATGTTTTGTAATGTCTCGGTTTATCCGCCGTCGTTGCGGATTGTTCAGTTGGGGTTTAATGGGTTTAGTGGTGTTGTAGGGCCGGAGTCAGGCGGTTGTTTTAGTGTTTTGCAAGTTCTGGATCTTCAAGAGAATCACATACGTGGAGTGTTTCCTCTGTGGTTGACACGTGTGGTTACTTTGACAATGTTGGATGTTTCGAGGAATTTGTTTTCTGGTGTTGTTCCGGCTGAGATTGGGAATTTGTCGAGGTTGGAGGAGTTGAAGATGGGTGGTAATGGTTTTAGAGAGGTGGTTCCAGTGGAGATTCAGCAATGTAGGTCACTTCAGGTTCTTGATCTTCATGGGAATGATTTATCAGGGGAAATCCCTGAGGTTTTGGGTGATCTAAGGGGGTTGAAGGTGTTGTCTCTTGGTGAAAATCAGTTATCGGGCTCGGTTCCTGGGAGTTTTAGGAATCTTACAGGGCTAGAGACCTTGAATTTGGGTGGTAATGGTTTGAATGGAAGCTTGCCAGATGAGGTTATGGGGTTGAGTAATTTGACTACGCTGGACCTCAGTGGAAATGGATTCTCAGGTGAAATTCCTGCTACTATTGGGAATTTGAACAGGGTAATGCTCCTGAATCTGAGTGGAAATGGTTTTTCAGGAAGGATACCGTCTAGTTTTGGAAATCTATTGAGGTTAAGTTCTCTTGATTTGAGCAGACAGAGTTTGTCTGGAGAGTTGCCGTCTGAGCTTGCTGGCTTGCCGAATCTTCAGGTGATTGCTTTGCAGGAGAATATGCTGTCTGGGGATGTTCATGAAGGGTTCAGTAGTTTGTTGGGTTTGCGTTACTTGAACCTCAGCTCCAATGGCTTCTCCGGTCAGATTCCGTTGACTTTTGGGTTTCTCAAGTCATTGGTTGTTTTGTCGTTGTCTAAGAATCACATTTCAGGGTTGATTCCACCAGAGCTTGGCAACTGCTCGGATCTTGAAACCCTTGAGTTAGAGTCAAATTCTTTGACTGGCAATATTCCAGGTGATCTCTCTCGCCTTTTGCACTTGAAAGTGCTTGATTTAGGTAGGAACAATTTATCAGGTGAAATCCCAAATGAAATCTCCAAATGCTCGTCGTTATCCTCATTGTCGTTGGATAGCAATCATCTTTCAGGTAGCATACCGGATTCATTATCCAATTTATCCAACTTGACATCTTTGGATCTCTCTACTAACAACTTGAGTGGGCAGATTCCTGTCAGTCTTGCACAAATCTCTGGCCTGGTATACCTGAATGTTTCAAGAAATAACCTTGAAGGTGGGATTCCAACATTGCTGGGTTCTAGATTTAACAACCCATCAGCATTTGCAGATAATCCAAGGCTATGTGGAAAGCCATTGCCTAGAAATTGTGTGGATGTAGAAGCAAGCAATCGAAGGAAAAGGTTGATTCTGTTGATTGTTGTGGTTGTAAGTGGGGCTTGCATGTTGGCATTATGTTGCTGCTTCTATACATACAGCCTCTTGAGGTGGCGCAAGAGACTAAAACAAGGTGCTGCGGGTGAGAAGAAACGGAGCCCAGCAAGGCCTAGCTCAAATGGAAGTGGTGGTCGTGGCAGTACAGATAATGGAGGGCCGAAACTTGTTATGTTTAATAACAAGATCACACTTGCAGAAACAACTGAAGCAACTAGGCAATTCGATGAAGAGAATGTGCTTAGCAGAACTCGATATGGCCTAGTTTTTAAAGCTTGTTATAGTGATGGAATGGTGCTCTCAATCCGAAGACTCCCGGATGGATCACTAGATGAAAACATGTTCAGGAAAGAAGCTGAATTTCTAAGCAAAGTGAAGCATCGAAACCTAACAGTTCTTCGTGGCTACTATGCTGGAGCACCAGATATGAGACTCCTGGTCTACGACTACATGCCTAATGGAAACCTTGCCACTCTCCTCCAAGAAGCATCCCACCAAGATGGTCATGTCCTAAATTGGCCAATGCGTCACTTGATAGCTCTCGGAATTGCCCGTGGCCTTGCATTCCTTCACACATCCAACATTGTTCACGGGGATGTCAAGCCACAAAGCGTCCTCTTTGATGCAGATTTCGAAGCCCATCTCTCTGACTTCGGGCTAGACAGATTAACCATTGCAACCCCAGCAGAACCTTCAACCTCAGCAACAGTTGGCACATTGGGTTATGTATCACCAGAAGCTGTTTTGACAGGAGAGGTTTCAAAAGAAGCAGATGTTTACAGCTTTGGCATAGTATTACTTGAGCTACTAACAGGGAAAAGGCCAGTGATGTTTACACAAGATGAAGATATTGTCAAGTGGGTCAAGAAGCAACTTCAGAAGGGTCAAATAACAGAACTTTTGGAGCCTGGTTTGCTTGAACTTGACCCTGAATCATCAGAATGGGAAGAGTTCTTGTTAGGTGTTAAGGTTGGGTTACTTTGCACCGCACCGGACCCTCTTGATAGACCCACAATGCCTGATATTGTTTTCATGCTTGAAGGTTGCCGTGTGGGCCCTGATATCCCATCTTCAGCTGATCCAACCTCTCAACCATCCCCTGCTTGA